One Desulfonatronum thioautotrophicum DNA window includes the following coding sequences:
- a CDS encoding lmo0937 family membrane protein, with protein sequence MLWTIFAICMMMWLLGLLSGTTLGGLVHVLLVIAVVVAVVQFLDQAAGKTISPPRSRW encoded by the coding sequence ATGCTTTGGACAATCTTTGCGATATGCATGATGATGTGGTTGTTGGGATTGCTCTCCGGAACCACGTTAGGCGGATTGGTGCATGTTCTTCTGGTCATCGCCGTCGTTGTTGCTGTGGTCCAGTTTCTCGACCAGGCGGCAGGAAAGACAATAAGTCCACCCCGGAGCAGGTGGTAG